One stretch of Pseudomonas fluorescens Q2-87 DNA includes these proteins:
- a CDS encoding DUF4256 domain-containing protein: protein MKKQEQDNLIQTLKTRFEQNPQRHPDIAWADVQSRLENNPNTLKSLQAMEATGGEPDVIGHDKETGLVTFCDCAKESPTGRRSLCYDRAALDARKENKPKGSAMEMAEAMGIALLTEDQYRALQTLGEFDAKTSSWLATPPELRSLDGAIFGDYRYGRVFVYHNGVQSYYAARGFRGLLLV, encoded by the coding sequence ATGAAAAAACAAGAACAAGACAACCTCATCCAAACCCTGAAAACCCGCTTCGAACAAAACCCCCAGCGTCATCCAGACATCGCCTGGGCCGACGTCCAATCCAGATTGGAAAACAACCCCAACACCCTGAAATCCCTTCAAGCCATGGAAGCCACGGGCGGCGAGCCAGACGTGATCGGCCACGATAAAGAAACCGGTCTTGTCACCTTCTGCGATTGCGCCAAAGAGAGCCCGACCGGCCGCCGGAGCCTCTGCTACGACCGCGCAGCCCTGGACGCACGCAAGGAGAACAAGCCCAAAGGCAGCGCCATGGAAATGGCCGAAGCGATGGGTATCGCCCTGCTGACGGAAGACCAATACCGGGCCCTGCAAACGCTCGGCGAGTTCGATGCCAAAACCTCCAGTTGGTTGGCAACGCCCCCTGAACTTCGCTCGCTCGATGGAGCGATCTTCGGCGACTACCGTTATGGCCGGGTGTTCGTCTACCACAACGGCGTGCAGTCGTATTACGCGGCGCGAGGGTTTCGCGGGTTGCTGCTCGTGTGA
- a CDS encoding FadR/GntR family transcriptional regulator — MTDQALSPLNKPRRLAETLVDRFAQRMREGILKRGEKLPTEVHIMEAEGVSRSVVREALSRLQAAGLVETRHGVGTFVLDMPAPEGFTLGPATIATLSDVLNLLEFRLSLEVQAAGMAAERATPEALAELAQALEALLQGPEKSGTTINADFQFHLKIAKAAGNYYLIDIMKHLGTKLIPRTRMNSAYSGQSDRSAYLQGINAEHQQIFDAIASGNVDAARAAMYLHLSNSRMRLCETQQRQAFYNE, encoded by the coding sequence ATGACGGATCAAGCGTTATCTCCATTGAACAAGCCACGCCGCCTCGCCGAAACCCTGGTCGACCGCTTTGCCCAGCGCATGCGTGAAGGCATTCTCAAGCGCGGCGAAAAGCTCCCCACCGAAGTGCACATCATGGAAGCCGAAGGCGTCAGTCGTTCGGTGGTGCGTGAGGCGCTTTCGCGCTTGCAGGCAGCGGGGCTGGTGGAGACGCGGCATGGCGTCGGGACCTTTGTCCTGGATATGCCGGCACCGGAGGGCTTTACCCTCGGTCCCGCGACAATCGCGACGTTGTCGGACGTGCTCAATCTATTGGAGTTTCGCCTGAGCCTGGAAGTCCAGGCCGCTGGCATGGCCGCCGAGCGCGCAACGCCCGAAGCCTTGGCCGAGCTGGCCCAGGCCTTGGAGGCGTTGCTGCAAGGGCCGGAAAAGTCCGGCACCACCATCAACGCCGATTTCCAGTTCCATTTGAAAATCGCCAAGGCGGCCGGCAATTACTACCTGATCGACATCATGAAGCACCTGGGCACGAAGCTGATCCCGCGTACCCGGATGAACTCCGCTTATTCCGGGCAGAGCGATCGCAGCGCGTACCTGCAAGGGATCAACGCCGAACACCAGCAGATCTTCGACGCCATCGCCAGCGGCAATGTCGATGCGGCGCGGGCGGCCATGTACTTGCATTTGAGCAATAGCCGCATGCGCCTGTGTGAAACGCAACAGCGCCAGGCGTTCTACAACGAGTAA
- a CDS encoding ABC transporter ATP-binding protein, which yields MSMIEIVGLNLSFGTGAALNAVLHDVDLSVAEGEAFGLVGESGSGKTTVLRCLAGQYQHWTGQLHIAGQAVTRNLPLNHYRTVQMVFQDPYASLHPRYTIDAALQEPLRIHGIDGRAQKVSEILRKVGLNDSFRFRYPHQLSGGQRQRVAIARALILRPRVLLLDEPTSALDVSVQAEILNLLADLRRQEGLTYLMVTHDLAVVAHLCDRLAVMQQGRVVETLDSQLLANDGATHAYTRLLVQASRDLQRVPIAV from the coding sequence ATGAGCATGATTGAAATCGTCGGTCTGAACCTCAGTTTCGGCACGGGCGCGGCACTGAACGCGGTACTGCACGACGTCGATTTGAGCGTGGCCGAAGGCGAGGCATTCGGCTTGGTGGGGGAGTCCGGTTCCGGCAAGACCACCGTGCTGCGTTGCCTGGCCGGGCAGTACCAGCATTGGACCGGGCAACTGCACATCGCCGGCCAGGCCGTGACCCGCAACCTGCCGCTGAACCACTACCGCACCGTGCAGATGGTGTTCCAGGACCCGTATGCCTCGTTGCACCCGCGCTACACCATCGATGCCGCGCTGCAAGAACCGCTGCGCATTCACGGCATCGACGGGCGCGCGCAGAAGGTCAGCGAGATCCTGCGCAAGGTCGGTTTGAACGACAGTTTTCGTTTCCGCTATCCGCATCAGTTGTCCGGTGGCCAGCGCCAACGGGTGGCGATTGCCCGTGCGCTGATCCTGCGCCCCCGGGTGCTGTTGCTGGACGAGCCGACCTCGGCACTGGATGTCTCGGTGCAGGCGGAAATCCTCAACCTGCTGGCCGACCTCCGTCGTCAGGAAGGGCTGACTTACCTGATGGTCACCCACGATCTGGCGGTGGTGGCGCATTTGTGTGATCGGCTGGCGGTGATGCAACAGGGCAGGGTGGTGGAGACGCTCGACAGTCAGCTTCTGGCGAACGACGGCGCGACGCATGCGTATACCCGTTTGTTGGTGCAGGCCAGCCGCGACCTACAGCGCGTGCCCATCGCTGTTTGA
- a CDS encoding response regulator transcription factor: MDDGRYEGRAAVAVGATASSEPLPHILLIDDVPEDIRATLVLLKTQPWRISLASDAHQGYQRALALRPDLIVLDVHMPHMDGFSLCRLLREAPSTRHTPILFLSSANSTLERLEGLTVGGVDYIPKSCAPEEVLARIKIHLQLTWRAPPAGVHSPAGPEPEGDEIVLRAAMRLIEQHLDDMPSLVELAQKVGTHEKRLSRIFREFLGLTVFAYIRDARLRRGQELLCESAMSVQDVAELIGFRSACNFTTAFRQRIGMTPSQFRQQTLGIADAESAGRV, encoded by the coding sequence ATGGACGACGGACGATACGAAGGGCGGGCGGCTGTGGCTGTAGGCGCGACGGCGTCGTCCGAGCCGCTGCCGCATATTCTGCTTATCGACGATGTTCCGGAGGATATCCGCGCAACGCTCGTCCTGCTGAAGACGCAACCCTGGCGTATTTCCCTGGCCAGCGATGCCCATCAGGGTTATCAGCGTGCTCTGGCGTTGCGGCCAGACCTGATCGTGCTGGACGTGCACATGCCCCACATGGACGGTTTCAGCCTGTGCCGGCTGCTGCGCGAGGCGCCGTCGACGCGGCACACGCCGATTCTGTTCTTGTCTTCGGCTAACAGCACCCTTGAGCGCCTGGAAGGGCTGACCGTCGGCGGGGTCGATTACATCCCCAAATCCTGCGCGCCCGAAGAAGTGCTGGCGCGTATCAAGATCCACCTGCAATTGACCTGGCGCGCGCCGCCGGCCGGTGTACACAGCCCGGCAGGTCCTGAACCGGAAGGCGACGAGATCGTGCTGCGCGCCGCGATGCGGCTCATTGAACAGCACCTCGATGACATGCCGTCCCTGGTCGAGCTTGCGCAAAAAGTCGGAACCCATGAGAAACGTCTCTCACGGATCTTCCGCGAATTCCTGGGCCTGACCGTGTTCGCCTATATCCGCGATGCGCGGCTGCGTCGCGGTCAGGAATTGCTCTGCGAAAGCGCCATGAGCGTGCAGGACGTCGCCGAACTGATCGGTTTTCGCAGTGCCTGCAACTTCACCACGGCCTTTCGCCAGCGAATCGGCATGACGCCCAGCCAGTTTCGCCAGCAGACCCTTGGCATCGCTGATGCAGAGTCGGCCGGGCGCGTCTGA
- a CDS encoding transketolase-like TK C-terminal-containing protein produces MIGFASFSKTPETRLAAQACINKIRTLSELHASGFSSPLYTMIDIANRLERDPGTARHVWVIRANKQPEVENCHTRISAWPLRLSPAARASEKPLLYLTSSATSAELCALSNESANRGILCNDIETLPSRWPKGVHPWMPLWLVANPQCLPFDPASGAEAHAIALAALQSLYVEGNDGFYYMALHDEPNDFLGPVGNISASQALKGMYKLTEIETDVGAPQVRLLGAGLALQSVMSAARMLGEHWGIASELWSCPSYTRLARDADKAQRWNRLHPEKPKRSAHLLDCLGAGRSPVVAVTGYAQHVAAQIGAHVTSRFVALGADSTGTSSQAVDKHWIVVLALQALAQEGVIEQTCVKQAMSRYLLQ; encoded by the coding sequence ATGATCGGCTTTGCCAGCTTCAGCAAAACACCAGAGACCCGCCTGGCCGCCCAGGCCTGTATCAACAAGATCCGAACGCTTTCAGAGCTGCACGCCAGCGGTTTTTCCTCGCCGCTCTACACCATGATCGATATCGCCAATCGCCTCGAGAGGGACCCGGGAACCGCCCGGCATGTCTGGGTGATCCGCGCCAACAAGCAACCTGAAGTCGAGAACTGTCACACCCGCATCAGTGCCTGGCCCCTGCGTTTGAGTCCTGCCGCACGCGCCAGCGAAAAGCCGCTGCTGTATCTGACCAGCTCGGCGACATCGGCGGAACTTTGCGCGCTGTCGAACGAGTCCGCCAACCGGGGCATTTTGTGCAACGACATCGAAACCTTGCCTTCGCGATGGCCTAAAGGCGTTCACCCTTGGATGCCACTTTGGCTAGTGGCCAACCCACAATGCCTGCCCTTCGATCCGGCCAGCGGTGCCGAAGCGCACGCCATTGCCCTGGCCGCTTTGCAGAGCCTGTACGTGGAGGGTAACGACGGTTTTTATTACATGGCGCTTCACGATGAGCCCAACGATTTCCTCGGTCCCGTCGGCAACATCAGTGCGAGCCAGGCACTCAAGGGAATGTACAAGCTCACCGAGATCGAAACTGATGTAGGAGCGCCCCAGGTTCGCTTGCTGGGCGCCGGGTTGGCGTTGCAGTCGGTGATGAGCGCAGCACGGATGCTGGGTGAACACTGGGGCATCGCGAGTGAACTGTGGAGCTGCCCCAGCTACACCCGCCTGGCCCGTGACGCGGACAAAGCCCAACGCTGGAACCGCCTGCACCCTGAAAAGCCGAAGCGGTCCGCGCATCTGCTCGATTGCCTGGGCGCGGGGAGGAGCCCGGTCGTCGCCGTGACGGGCTACGCGCAGCACGTCGCCGCTCAGATCGGCGCACATGTCACGTCAAGGTTCGTAGCGCTCGGCGCCGATTCGACCGGAACCTCTTCGCAAGCCGTGGATAAACACTGGATCGTGGTGCTGGCGCTGCAAGCGCTGGCTCAGGAAGGTGTCATCGAACAGACGTGCGTCAAGCAGGCGATGAGTCGGTATCTGTTGCAATGA
- a CDS encoding VOC family protein: MRHFTIQRIDHIVLRVKDLERSLAFYTAVLGCELKKRRDDLGMLHLGTGVSMIDLVAVDGPLGRQGGPAAGKKGHNVDHLCLRIEPFDEPALLAHLTSAGLSVEKAQMRYGAEGKGWSIYCFDPDGNQIELKGPALEP; encoded by the coding sequence ATGCGGCACTTCACGATTCAACGTATCGACCACATCGTCCTGCGTGTAAAAGACCTCGAGCGTAGCCTGGCTTTCTACACAGCGGTGCTCGGTTGCGAGCTCAAGAAGCGCCGGGACGATCTTGGCATGCTTCATCTGGGCACCGGTGTTTCGATGATTGACCTGGTGGCTGTCGACGGGCCTCTCGGTCGCCAGGGTGGGCCGGCGGCCGGTAAAAAGGGACACAATGTTGACCACCTCTGCCTGCGTATCGAGCCGTTCGATGAGCCTGCCCTTCTTGCTCATTTGACTTCAGCCGGCCTGAGCGTTGAGAAAGCCCAGATGCGCTATGGCGCGGAGGGAAAAGGTTGGTCGATCTACTGCTTCGATCCGGACGGCAACCAGATCGAGTTGAAGGGGCCGGCGCTGGAGCCCTGA
- a CDS encoding FadR/GntR family transcriptional regulator → MDRVTPDRRLSMTQQLVVDLTQQILAGDLPAGSKLPTEQVIIKERGVSRTVVREAMSRLQAEGLVETRHGIGTFVVDTARPGDFQGSKHVKGGAYDALAVIELRLSLEVEAAGIAAQRATPEQLQAMRAALDAANALEAENDESAQVDFEFHLQIAQCTGNSFFIDAMAHVGNTLIAVVQQAGPAETGENRALVVREREQIYAALARRDAEAARASMRLHLINMLQRVRGVVEPAAQ, encoded by the coding sequence ATGGACCGTGTCACACCCGATCGACGCCTGAGCATGACCCAGCAACTGGTGGTCGACCTGACGCAGCAGATACTGGCCGGCGACTTGCCTGCGGGCAGCAAGTTACCCACCGAACAAGTCATCATCAAGGAGCGCGGCGTCAGCCGGACGGTGGTTCGCGAAGCCATGTCGCGGCTTCAGGCCGAAGGCTTGGTCGAAACCCGTCATGGCATCGGCACCTTCGTTGTCGACACCGCCCGCCCGGGTGATTTCCAGGGCAGCAAACACGTCAAGGGCGGCGCCTACGATGCGCTCGCCGTCATCGAACTGCGCCTGAGCCTGGAAGTGGAAGCCGCCGGCATCGCCGCACAACGGGCCACGCCGGAGCAGTTGCAGGCCATGCGTGCAGCGCTCGATGCGGCGAATGCGCTTGAAGCTGAAAATGACGAAAGCGCCCAGGTGGATTTCGAATTCCATTTGCAGATCGCCCAGTGCACCGGCAACAGCTTCTTTATCGATGCCATGGCCCATGTGGGCAACACGTTGATCGCCGTCGTGCAACAGGCCGGACCAGCGGAGACGGGCGAAAATCGGGCATTGGTGGTGCGTGAGCGGGAGCAGATCTACGCGGCGTTGGCGCGGCGGGATGCGGAAGCGGCGCGGGCTTCGATGCGCCTGCATTTGATCAATATGCTGCAGCGGGTTAGGGGTGTGGTTGAGCCAGCGGCGCAATAA
- a CDS encoding MarR family winged helix-turn-helix transcriptional regulator, whose protein sequence is MSSNEPDTWFRFVRAHRCLIREIERRLAAAGLPAYAWYDALWGLESGPDGARRMSELADVMAIERYNLTRLVDRLEAEGLVTRSRASDDGRGAYAAITESGKALRKKMWKIYEGAVDELFLSQFDDDQQRVFSQALERAANAARGSGRAK, encoded by the coding sequence ATGTCTTCCAACGAGCCGGATACCTGGTTCAGATTCGTCAGGGCCCACCGTTGCCTGATCCGCGAAATCGAGCGCCGGCTGGCGGCCGCCGGGCTGCCTGCCTACGCCTGGTACGACGCGTTATGGGGCCTGGAAAGCGGCCCGGACGGCGCACGTCGCATGAGCGAGCTGGCCGACGTCATGGCCATCGAGCGCTACAACCTCACCCGCCTGGTGGACCGCCTGGAGGCGGAAGGCCTGGTCACCCGCAGCCGCGCCAGCGATGACGGTCGAGGTGCGTATGCCGCCATCACCGAGAGCGGAAAAGCGCTGCGCAAGAAGATGTGGAAAATCTACGAAGGCGCGGTGGACGAATTGTTCCTGTCACAATTCGACGACGACCAGCAGCGGGTCTTCAGCCAAGCGCTGGAGCGCGCGGCCAATGCCGCGCGCGGCAGCGGTCGAGCAAAGTGA
- a CDS encoding DUF488 domain-containing protein — MIQCKRAYEAASAEDGVRVLVDRLWPRNCRKDALVIDEWLPQVGPSHELRKAFKAGAISFAEFSVAYRRELAGRPEHWWKLVDVARGGTLTLVYAAKSTVENNAVVLAEWLEDEVEKRAEASSPVCYLSDFQDR, encoded by the coding sequence ATGATCCAATGCAAACGCGCCTATGAAGCAGCGAGCGCCGAGGACGGCGTGCGGGTTCTGGTAGATCGCTTGTGGCCGCGCAATTGTCGCAAGGACGCGTTGGTGATCGATGAGTGGTTGCCGCAGGTCGGGCCTTCTCATGAGTTGCGCAAGGCGTTCAAGGCGGGGGCGATTTCGTTTGCCGAGTTCAGCGTGGCGTATCGGCGGGAGCTGGCGGGACGGCCGGAGCATTGGTGGAAATTGGTGGATGTTGCGCGGGGTGGGACGTTGACGTTGGTTTATGCGGCCAAGTCTACGGTCGAGAACAACGCGGTGGTGTTGGCCGAATGGCTGGAGGACGAGGTGGAAAAACGCGCGGAAGCCAGTTCGCCGGTTTGTTATCTCTCAGATTTTCAGGACCGGTAA
- a CDS encoding oligogalacturonate-specific porin KdgM family protein, producing MKKTLAVLTVTSLFASVVAHADTGYINVRHQYAEQSRMHADRAKFGMRLDNGVGLEGELKYKTAGDREDVAFDNTVGSGHEFTVNYQHKIDDRWTLTPSFAMESDEESTTYKFGMRLGYKITKELSIAGRYRYDSSKLDRDQIDRDVPDNGQDDQKINRYDVYVNYANQGPWAYEYQLTYFDANYIRYNGGTDDYEQNAVVKYKWDKRWAPFFEVGDIKVNSVDSDRQLRLRVGIQYNFF from the coding sequence ATGAAAAAGACACTCGCCGTACTGACCGTTACTTCACTGTTCGCCTCGGTTGTGGCCCACGCCGATACCGGTTATATCAACGTTCGCCATCAATATGCGGAACAATCGCGCATGCACGCCGACCGTGCCAAGTTCGGCATGCGCCTGGACAATGGCGTGGGCCTGGAAGGTGAACTCAAATACAAGACCGCCGGTGATCGTGAAGACGTGGCCTTCGACAACACCGTCGGCAGCGGTCATGAATTTACCGTCAACTACCAGCACAAGATCGATGACCGCTGGACGCTGACACCTTCGTTCGCCATGGAAAGCGACGAGGAGTCCACCACCTACAAATTCGGCATGCGCCTGGGCTACAAAATCACCAAGGAACTGAGCATTGCCGGTCGCTACCGTTACGATTCATCCAAGCTCGACCGCGACCAGATCGACCGTGACGTGCCGGACAACGGTCAGGACGATCAGAAGATCAATCGCTATGACGTCTACGTCAATTACGCGAACCAAGGGCCGTGGGCCTATGAATATCAACTCACTTACTTTGACGCCAACTACATTCGTTATAACGGCGGCACCGACGACTATGAACAGAATGCTGTAGTCAAGTACAAGTGGGACAAACGCTGGGCGCCGTTCTTTGAAGTGGGTGATATCAAAGTCAACTCCGTCGACAGTGATCGGCAACTGCGCCTGCGGGTCGGTATTCAGTACAACTTTTTCTGA
- a CDS encoding ABC transporter ATP-binding protein, whose product MTEIKLAVQDLCVEFRNAGKTSLAVRDVSFTLGREKLAIVGESGSGKSTVGRSLLRLHPPTARVTAKTLRFADIDLLAASEKQIQAIRGARMSMIMQDPKYSLNPVVRVGEQIAEAYLAHNKVPHREARERALDMLAKVHIRDPQRVYDLYPHEVSGGMGQRIMIAMMVITDPQVIIADEPTSALDVSVRRQVLNVLEELVSERDLGLIFISHDLNLVRHFCDRVLVMYAGRVVESIAAADLDQASHPYTRGLLAALPSLDHPRATLPVLQRDPLWLNA is encoded by the coding sequence ATGACTGAGATAAAACTTGCCGTGCAGGACTTGTGTGTGGAGTTCCGCAACGCCGGCAAAACCTCGTTGGCGGTGCGTGACGTGTCATTCACTCTGGGCCGGGAAAAACTCGCCATCGTCGGTGAGTCCGGCTCGGGCAAATCCACCGTTGGCCGCAGTCTTCTGCGCCTGCATCCGCCGACGGCACGGGTCACCGCCAAGACGTTGCGCTTCGCCGATATCGACCTGTTGGCCGCCAGCGAAAAACAGATCCAGGCGATTCGCGGTGCGCGCATGTCGATGATCATGCAAGACCCCAAGTACTCGTTGAACCCGGTGGTGCGAGTCGGCGAACAAATCGCCGAGGCGTACCTGGCCCACAACAAAGTGCCCCATCGCGAGGCCCGCGAACGGGCCTTGGACATGCTCGCCAAGGTGCACATCCGCGACCCCCAGCGGGTCTACGATTTGTATCCCCACGAGGTCTCGGGCGGCATGGGCCAGCGGATCATGATCGCCATGATGGTCATCACCGATCCCCAGGTGATCATCGCCGACGAACCCACTTCGGCACTGGACGTGTCGGTGCGCCGGCAAGTGCTCAACGTGCTGGAAGAATTGGTCAGCGAGCGCGACCTGGGGCTCATTTTCATCAGCCACGACTTGAATCTGGTGCGACATTTCTGCGACCGCGTGCTGGTGATGTACGCCGGCCGGGTGGTCGAGTCGATTGCCGCCGCCGACCTGGACCAAGCCAGCCATCCCTACACCCGTGGGCTGCTGGCCGCACTGCCCAGCCTGGATCATCCACGCGCCACGCTGCCGGTGTTGCAGCGCGACCCACTCTGGTTGAACGCTTGA
- the aceE gene encoding pyruvate dehydrogenase (acetyl-transferring), homodimeric type: MAQQSMFLDEDPQETREWLESIESVASVEGRPRAHYLIDQMLDFDANRHGDFYGRVTTPYVNTIPVDRQQPYPGDLAVERRINAYIRWNALAMVLRAGKHSNVGGHIASYASAAILYDVGFEHFFRGRTEQFAGDMLYIQGHSSPGIYARAYLEGRLSEDQLDNFRRETDRDGVSSYPHPRLMPDFWQFPTVSMGLGPITAAYQARFMRYLEDRGLKEHQGRKVWAFLGDGEMDQPESLAAISLAGREKLDNIIFVVNCNLQRLDGPVRGNSKVIQEFESLYRAAGWNVIKVIWGSGWDALLEKDKSGLLRQRMMECVDGDYQNYKSQNGAYVREHFFGKYPELLELVSDLSDDEIWKLSRGGHDPEKVHNAYAAAMRHTGGPTVILAKTVKGFGMGEAGEGQNINHQLKKMGDDAVKAFRDRFGLELSDDQLGDMPYLKPAADSVEALYLQARRNQLGGYIPARFNAVAPLQVPPLSALDTQLKGTGERAISTTMAFVRILGTLLKDPNIGKLIVPIVPDESRTFGMESLFRQIGIHSHVGQLYTPQDAGQLSYYKEARDGQIMQEGLNESGGISSWIAASTSYSTHGVMTVPFYIFYSMFGFQRVGDLAWAAGDARARGFLLGATSGRTTLMGEGLQHDDGHSHVLSSTIPCCVSYDPTYAYELAVIIQDGMRRMYAENEDIFYYITVLNENYAHPAMPEGVEHGILKGMYRLSAPEKTVEGKHVQLMGCGSILQEVVAAAQLLEQDFGVSSEVWSVTSLTELRRDGQEAERWNLLHPEHAPRIGYVESCLQDKQGPMVVATDYMKIFADQIRPFVANRRFVALGTDGFGQSDTRESLRRFFEVDRHFIALAALKALADDGKMPREKVAEAIRLYGIDPQKQNPAKV, encoded by the coding sequence ATGGCACAACAATCCATGTTTCTCGACGAGGATCCACAAGAGACTCGCGAATGGCTCGAATCCATTGAATCGGTGGCGAGTGTCGAAGGGCGTCCTCGCGCCCACTACCTGATCGACCAGATGCTTGATTTCGACGCCAACCGCCACGGCGATTTCTACGGTCGCGTGACGACGCCCTACGTCAATACGATACCGGTCGACCGCCAGCAGCCCTACCCCGGCGACCTGGCCGTGGAGCGCCGGATCAACGCCTATATTCGCTGGAACGCGCTGGCCATGGTGCTGCGCGCCGGCAAACATTCGAACGTGGGTGGGCACATCGCGTCCTACGCGTCGGCGGCGATTTTGTATGACGTCGGCTTCGAGCATTTTTTCCGTGGCCGCACCGAGCAGTTCGCCGGTGACATGCTGTACATCCAGGGCCACTCCTCACCTGGCATCTACGCACGCGCCTATCTGGAAGGACGCCTGAGCGAGGATCAGCTGGATAACTTTCGTCGCGAGACCGATCGCGATGGCGTCTCGTCCTATCCGCATCCACGACTGATGCCGGACTTCTGGCAGTTCCCGACGGTGTCCATGGGGCTCGGCCCTATCACGGCCGCGTACCAGGCGCGATTCATGCGCTACCTGGAAGATCGCGGCCTGAAGGAACACCAGGGCCGCAAAGTCTGGGCGTTCCTCGGTGACGGTGAAATGGACCAGCCGGAATCGCTGGCGGCGATTTCCCTGGCGGGTCGGGAGAAGCTCGACAACATCATCTTTGTCGTCAACTGCAACCTGCAACGCCTGGACGGCCCGGTGCGTGGCAACAGCAAGGTGATTCAGGAATTCGAAAGCCTGTACCGGGCGGCCGGCTGGAATGTGATCAAGGTGATCTGGGGCAGCGGCTGGGATGCCCTGCTGGAAAAGGACAAGAGCGGCCTGCTGCGCCAGCGGATGATGGAGTGCGTGGACGGCGACTACCAGAACTACAAATCCCAGAATGGCGCCTATGTGCGCGAGCACTTCTTTGGAAAGTATCCTGAGCTGTTGGAGCTGGTCAGCGACCTGAGCGATGACGAGATCTGGAAGCTGTCTCGCGGCGGCCACGACCCTGAGAAGGTCCACAACGCCTATGCCGCCGCCATGCGCCATACCGGCGGGCCGACCGTCATCCTGGCCAAGACCGTTAAAGGTTTCGGCATGGGCGAAGCCGGTGAAGGCCAGAATATCAACCACCAACTCAAGAAAATGGGTGACGACGCGGTCAAGGCGTTCCGTGATCGGTTCGGACTGGAACTCAGCGATGACCAGTTGGGCGACATGCCTTACCTCAAGCCGGCTGCGGACAGCGTCGAGGCCCTTTACCTGCAAGCCAGGCGCAACCAATTGGGTGGCTACATCCCGGCCCGTTTCAATGCCGTGGCGCCCTTGCAGGTTCCACCCCTGTCGGCCTTGGACACACAGCTCAAAGGCACCGGCGAACGGGCCATCTCCACGACCATGGCGTTCGTACGCATTCTCGGCACGCTGCTCAAGGACCCGAACATCGGCAAGCTGATCGTGCCCATTGTCCCGGACGAATCACGTACCTTCGGCATGGAAAGCCTGTTCCGCCAGATCGGTATCCATTCCCACGTCGGCCAGCTGTATACGCCCCAAGACGCCGGCCAGCTGAGCTACTACAAAGAAGCCCGGGACGGCCAGATCATGCAGGAGGGGCTGAACGAATCCGGCGGGATTTCTTCGTGGATCGCTGCCAGTACGTCCTACAGCACCCACGGCGTGATGACGGTGCCCTTCTACATCTTTTATTCGATGTTTGGCTTCCAGCGCGTCGGCGACCTCGCCTGGGCGGCAGGTGACGCACGCGCCCGCGGCTTCCTGCTCGGCGCCACCTCCGGCAGGACCACGCTGATGGGCGAAGGCCTGCAACATGACGACGGTCACAGCCATGTGCTGTCGTCGACTATCCCATGCTGCGTGTCCTATGACCCGACCTACGCATATGAACTGGCTGTAATCATCCAGGATGGCATGCGGCGGATGTATGCCGAAAACGAAGACATCTTTTATTACATCACCGTGCTGAACGAAAACTACGCCCATCCAGCGATGCCCGAAGGCGTCGAGCACGGCATCCTCAAGGGCATGTACCGGCTCTCGGCGCCTGAAAAAACTGTCGAAGGCAAGCATGTCCAGCTGATGGGCTGTGGTTCGATTCTTCAGGAAGTGGTCGCGGCAGCTCAGTTGCTGGAACAGGACTTCGGCGTCAGCAGCGAAGTCTGGAGCGTTACCAGCCTGACCGAACTGCGTCGCGATGGGCAGGAAGCCGAACGCTGGAACCTGCTGCATCCCGAGCATGCGCCGCGTATCGGTTATGTGGAAAGTTGCCTGCAGGACAAACAGGGGCCGATGGTGGTCGCGACTGACTACATGAAGATATTCGCCGATCAGATTCGCCCGTTCGTAGCCAATCGCCGCTTCGTGGCCCTCGGCACCGACGGTTTCGGCCAATCGGATACCCGCGAGTCGCTGCGCAGGTTCTTCGAAGTGGATCGGCACTTCATCGCCCTCGCGGCGTTGAAGGCTCTGGCCGACGACGGAAAAATGCCTCGGGAAAAAGTAGCCGAGGCGATCAGGCTCTACGGCATTGATCCGCAAAAGCAGAACCCTGCAAAGGTTTGA